A single genomic interval of Syntrophaceae bacterium harbors:
- a CDS encoding VacJ family lipoprotein codes for MRRIPLVLALVVIIASGCAHGPQPAPDTLAAGLASGAPAPAAPGSAPEEVRPVSDGAGAAPPQAEPAEAAEGEEDDFDYEAEPPSTAAVTIADPLEPFNRAMFTFNDRLYFWVLKPVAEGYSAVVPEPARVSVGNFFSNLRSPIRFVNCLLQAHFIGAATELFRFMINSTIGLAGLFDPAGSEEVGLLRQDEDFGQTLGVYGIGHGFYLVWPFLGPSSPRDTVGMVGDFFAYPVSYLDPWYVWTAVRGYQAINDTSLTIGDYEAIKGAALDPYVAVRNAYIQYRHMKVQERGTIGTTEPDIPGAGSPARRVRP; via the coding sequence ATGAGGCGCATCCCGCTCGTCCTCGCACTGGTGGTCATCATCGCCTCGGGCTGTGCCCACGGGCCGCAGCCTGCCCCCGACACGCTTGCCGCGGGGCTGGCGTCAGGCGCCCCGGCACCGGCCGCCCCGGGGTCGGCCCCCGAAGAGGTCCGCCCGGTCTCCGACGGGGCGGGCGCGGCGCCGCCGCAGGCCGAACCGGCCGAGGCGGCCGAGGGGGAAGAGGACGACTTCGACTACGAGGCGGAGCCCCCGTCCACGGCCGCCGTCACGATCGCGGACCCGCTGGAGCCCTTCAACCGGGCGATGTTCACCTTCAACGACCGCCTGTACTTCTGGGTCCTGAAGCCGGTGGCGGAAGGGTACAGCGCCGTCGTGCCCGAGCCCGCGCGGGTGAGCGTGGGCAATTTCTTCTCAAACCTGCGGTCGCCCATCCGCTTCGTCAACTGCCTGCTGCAGGCCCACTTCATCGGCGCGGCCACGGAGCTGTTCCGCTTCATGATCAACAGCACGATCGGTCTGGCGGGCCTCTTTGACCCGGCCGGCAGCGAGGAGGTCGGCCTCCTGAGGCAGGACGAGGACTTCGGCCAGACCCTCGGCGTCTACGGCATCGGCCACGGATTCTACCTCGTCTGGCCGTTCCTGGGCCCCTCGAGCCCCCGGGACACCGTGGGGATGGTGGGGGATTTCTTCGCCTACCCGGTGTCCTACCTCGATCCCTGGTACGTCTGGACGGCCGTCCGCGGGTACCAGGCGATCAACGACACCTCGCTCACGATCGGCGACTACGAGGCGATCAAGGGAGCGGCCCTGGACCCCTACGTCGCGGTGCGCAACGCCTACATCCAGTACCGCCACATGAAGGTCCAGGAACGGGGGACGATCGGCACGACCGAACCGGACATCCCCGGCGCGGGCAGCCCGGCGCGCCGGGTGAGGCCCTGA
- a CDS encoding flavin reductase family protein produces the protein MQKISVGTNVFLYPMPVVLVGTDVGGRANFMAVGWVSRVNAAPPMLAVGIFNKHYTNEGIRENGTFSVCVPDRRLVGKTDYCGLVSGRRVDKSKVFDVFYSETKTAPMIRECPLNLECRLVQTVALPTNNLYIGEIVASFADERCLSEGKLDVRKLDPLLLTMPDNRYWTVGEFAGRAWEAGKAVGD, from the coding sequence ATGCAGAAGATCTCCGTCGGCACGAACGTGTTCCTCTACCCCATGCCCGTCGTGCTCGTGGGAACGGATGTGGGCGGCAGGGCGAATTTCATGGCCGTGGGGTGGGTGAGCCGCGTCAATGCGGCGCCGCCCATGCTGGCCGTCGGCATTTTTAACAAGCACTACACCAACGAGGGCATCCGGGAGAACGGGACCTTCAGCGTCTGCGTCCCCGACAGGCGCCTCGTCGGGAAGACCGACTACTGCGGGCTCGTCTCGGGCCGCAGGGTCGACAAGTCGAAGGTCTTCGACGTGTTCTACAGCGAGACGAAGACGGCCCCCATGATCCGGGAGTGTCCCCTGAACCTCGAGTGCCGGCTCGTGCAGACGGTGGCGCTGCCCACCAACAACCTCTACATCGGCGAGATCGTCGCCTCCTTCGCCGACGAGCGCTGCCTCTCGGAGGGCAAGCTCGACGTCAGGAAGCTCGACCCCCTCCTTCTCACCATGCCCGACAACCGCTACTGGACGGTGGGGGAGTTCGCGGGCCGGGCATGGGAGGCCGGGAAGGCCGTCGGTGACTAG
- a CDS encoding HIT family protein, whose protein sequence is MSGGKEGSCIFCDIVSGKAPAYRVHETEHALVILDIHPYTKGHCLVLTKKHVPWWHQLSGEETADLFQAANTVANRMMKTYKPDFVFLYARGRRIPHTHIFLIPTYGGDVLDRFFNALENFQESPAQLAALRDPALMAQAARELNEAE, encoded by the coding sequence ATGTCGGGCGGCAAGGAAGGGAGCTGCATCTTCTGCGACATCGTGAGCGGCAAGGCCCCGGCGTACCGCGTCCACGAGACCGAGCACGCGCTGGTCATTCTCGACATCCACCCCTACACGAAGGGCCACTGCCTGGTGCTGACGAAGAAACACGTCCCCTGGTGGCACCAGCTCTCGGGGGAGGAGACGGCCGACCTCTTCCAGGCCGCCAACACCGTCGCCAACCGGATGATGAAGACCTACAAGCCGGACTTCGTCTTCCTGTACGCCCGAGGCAGGCGGATCCCCCACACGCACATCTTCCTGATCCCCACCTACGGCGGGGACGTCCTGGACCGCTTCTTCAACGCCCTGGAGAATTTCCAGGAGTCGCCCGCCCAGCTCGCGGCGCTGAGGGACCCCGCGCTCATGGCGCAGGCGGCACGGGAGCTGAATGAGGCCGAGTAG
- a CDS encoding MFS transporter, producing MTEPPRKANVRVLFALTLVHFTGDFFNAFTTPLLPVFAGAFALSLTEVGIISGLGRFLSFVVQPNVGYFADRHRTRLFILGGILLSVTAIPLTGAAPSYAVLLCLTALGSIGSALFHPSVAGMVYSYAGTRPGFAYSVFNMGGTFAFAVGPLFITWYVSGLGLGAMPWLMVPGLAVLAYLFLAVPVPEGEKMESDTFLGTLREAFGHVWKWIALIWLLMVFRAFVAHVFRTYLPVLYVQEGYSLVAVGAMITLFTLAGTASGMLFGYLSDRIGFRGLFAASFLLASPCLLLLVWAEGPWVYPLIFLSGFFIMATLPLGVTLAQTLAPKGRSMVSSLMMGFAFGLGGTMTPIAGAFADAFSIRPVLAAVAVIPLALLVFVSRLPEPGKTC from the coding sequence ATGACCGAACCGCCACGCAAAGCCAACGTCCGGGTCCTCTTCGCGCTGACCCTCGTTCACTTCACGGGCGACTTCTTCAACGCCTTCACGACGCCGCTGCTGCCCGTCTTTGCCGGCGCCTTCGCGCTGTCGCTCACCGAGGTCGGCATCATCAGCGGCCTGGGCCGTTTCCTGTCCTTTGTCGTCCAGCCCAACGTGGGGTACTTCGCCGACCGGCACCGCACGCGACTCTTCATCCTCGGCGGCATTCTCCTCTCGGTGACCGCCATCCCCCTCACGGGCGCGGCCCCGTCGTATGCCGTCCTTTTGTGCCTCACGGCCCTGGGTTCCATCGGGTCGGCCCTGTTTCACCCCTCCGTGGCGGGGATGGTCTACTCCTACGCGGGCACGCGCCCCGGGTTCGCCTACTCGGTCTTCAACATGGGCGGCACCTTCGCCTTTGCCGTCGGTCCCCTGTTCATCACGTGGTACGTGAGCGGCCTGGGACTCGGGGCGATGCCCTGGCTCATGGTCCCGGGGCTCGCGGTCCTCGCCTACCTGTTCCTCGCGGTGCCCGTGCCGGAGGGGGAGAAGATGGAGAGCGACACGTTCCTCGGCACCCTGCGGGAGGCCTTCGGGCATGTCTGGAAGTGGATCGCCCTGATCTGGCTCCTCATGGTCTTCCGCGCCTTCGTCGCCCACGTCTTCCGCACGTACCTGCCCGTGCTCTACGTCCAGGAGGGCTACAGCCTCGTCGCCGTGGGGGCCATGATCACGCTCTTCACGCTGGCCGGGACGGCAAGCGGGATGCTCTTCGGCTACCTCTCGGACCGGATCGGCTTCCGCGGGCTCTTCGCCGCGAGCTTCCTCCTGGCCTCGCCCTGCCTGCTGCTGCTCGTGTGGGCCGAGGGCCCCTGGGTCTACCCGCTCATCTTCCTGTCCGGGTTTTTCATCATGGCGACCCTCCCGCTGGGCGTCACCCTGGCGCAGACGCTCGCCCCCAAGGGCCGGTCGATGGTCTCGAGCCTCATGATGGGATTCGCCTTCGGCCTGGGGGGCACCATGACGCCCATCGCGGGGGCGTTTGCCGATGCCTTCTCCATCCGGCCGGTGCTCGCCGCCGTGGCCGTCATCCCGCTGGCGCTCCTCGTTTTCGTCTCGCGCCTTCCCGAACCGGGCAAAACGTGTTAA
- a CDS encoding DUF3187 family protein, with the protein MKRLPAILTAALLGLLFAPSTGMPADMAPFHVSNRSPLVQIFGLPAAGDARVLPEGQRELALALDLANHFIDVSARREQLVLDGETVRLSLAGRMGIGARTEIGFELPWIRQGGGFLDGFIESYHRTFGFPQGGRDKAPGGRILFQYQRNGVNRVYVGRSGSGIGDVRLGGGVQLIADGGENPRALALRASLKLPTGNSGDLHGSGSTDLALWLAASRGWKAGGGHWGLFGGAGVMGMTDGDVLPDQQKNAVALGSLGAGWQPLAWLTLKVQLDGHTAFYRDSDLAELGSASVQAVLGGTLHVSERTALDIGVAEDLAVKTAPDVVFHFALRHRF; encoded by the coding sequence ATGAAGCGCCTGCCCGCAATCCTCACGGCGGCCCTGCTGGGGCTGCTTTTCGCACCGTCGACCGGCATGCCCGCCGACATGGCGCCGTTTCACGTCTCGAACCGCAGCCCTCTCGTGCAGATCTTCGGCCTGCCCGCCGCCGGCGATGCGCGGGTCCTGCCGGAGGGGCAACGGGAGCTGGCCCTCGCCCTCGATCTGGCCAATCACTTCATCGACGTGAGCGCCCGCCGCGAACAGCTCGTCCTCGACGGCGAGACGGTCCGCCTGAGCCTGGCGGGCCGCATGGGAATCGGGGCCCGCACGGAAATCGGGTTCGAACTGCCCTGGATCCGCCAGGGCGGGGGCTTCCTGGACGGGTTCATCGAGTCCTACCATCGGACCTTCGGCTTTCCGCAGGGCGGCCGCGACAAGGCGCCCGGGGGCCGCATCCTTTTTCAGTATCAACGCAACGGGGTCAACCGGGTTTACGTCGGCCGCTCGGGTTCCGGCATCGGGGACGTCCGCCTCGGGGGCGGGGTGCAGCTGATCGCCGACGGGGGCGAAAACCCGCGGGCCCTGGCCCTGCGCGCGAGCCTGAAGCTCCCCACCGGCAACAGCGGCGACCTGCACGGCAGCGGCAGCACCGACCTCGCGCTCTGGCTCGCGGCAAGCCGGGGGTGGAAGGCGGGCGGCGGTCACTGGGGACTCTTCGGCGGTGCCGGGGTCATGGGGATGACGGACGGCGATGTTCTGCCCGATCAGCAGAAAAACGCCGTTGCCCTCGGAAGCCTCGGGGCGGGCTGGCAGCCGCTTGCGTGGCTCACCCTGAAGGTCCAGCTGGACGGGCACACGGCGTTTTACCGGGACAGCGATCTCGCCGAGCTGGGTTCGGCCTCCGTGCAGGCCGTCCTGGGCGGCACGCTGCACGTCTCGGAGCGCACCGCGCTGGACATCGGCGTGGCGGAGGACCTGGCCGTCAAGACCGCCCCCGACGTGGTCTTCCACTTCGCCCTTCGTCACCGCTTCTGA
- a CDS encoding ABC transporter permease — protein sequence MAGNEAGRHPVRWLTDPFAALGRKAISWVNNLGASTIFVSLAVVKIFRPRQLMKILEQLWLIGAGSVPIIMLVGLFTGMVLGLQSYHALVKFGSQGALGTLVALSLIRELGPVLTAIMITARAGSAITAEIGSQRISEQIDALGTMRIDPLRYLISPRVAASIISFPLLTAIFDVVGIIGGYISGVMLLGVNAGTYLYRIEASVDLKDVTDGFVKAIVFAVIVTTVCCYQGYFAHMRTDSYGARAIGRATTAAVVISCVLILIADYVVTSLLI from the coding sequence ATGGCCGGGAATGAAGCCGGCCGTCACCCGGTCCGGTGGCTGACGGACCCCTTTGCGGCCCTGGGCCGCAAGGCGATCAGCTGGGTCAACAACCTCGGCGCCTCGACCATCTTCGTCTCCCTGGCCGTCGTGAAGATCTTCCGGCCCCGGCAGCTCATGAAGATTCTCGAGCAGCTGTGGCTGATCGGCGCGGGCTCCGTCCCGATCATCATGCTCGTCGGGCTCTTCACGGGCATGGTCCTGGGCCTGCAGTCCTACCACGCGCTGGTCAAGTTCGGCTCCCAGGGCGCCCTCGGCACCCTGGTGGCCCTGTCTCTCATCCGGGAGCTGGGCCCGGTGCTCACGGCCATCATGATCACGGCCCGGGCGGGGTCGGCCATCACGGCCGAGATCGGCAGCCAGCGGATCTCGGAGCAGATCGACGCCCTGGGGACGATGCGCATCGACCCGCTGCGGTACCTGATCAGCCCGCGGGTCGCGGCCTCGATCATCAGCTTCCCCCTGCTCACGGCCATCTTCGACGTCGTCGGGATCATCGGCGGGTACATCTCGGGGGTGATGCTGCTGGGCGTCAACGCCGGCACCTACCTGTACCGCATCGAGGCGAGCGTGGACCTCAAGGACGTCACCGACGGCTTCGTCAAGGCCATCGTGTTCGCCGTCATCGTCACGACCGTGTGCTGCTACCAGGGATACTTCGCGCACATGCGCACGGACAGCTACGGCGCCCGGGCCATCGGCCGGGCCACGACCGCGGCGGTCGTGATCTCCTGCGTGCTGATCCTGATTGCCGACTACGTGGTGACGTCGCTGCTGATCTAG
- a CDS encoding ABC transporter substrate-binding protein has translation MTKTKTMGICAAALSLILLTAGTVPAQAATAMEMLRTEVTQVIDVLRDKTLKEDVKREKLRVIYNRMFNQEELSRWSLGRHWNSLTEAQRKEFSPLFQQVLENTYADRILAYDNEKVLFDRELPIAQRRVEVQTRVVAKSREIPVNYRLVQEKDGRWRVYDVVVENVSLVMNYRSQFNEILAKNTPADLIEILRKRAKEQKS, from the coding sequence ATGACGAAAACGAAGACGATGGGAATCTGCGCGGCCGCGCTGAGCCTGATCCTGCTGACGGCCGGCACGGTGCCGGCGCAGGCCGCGACGGCCATGGAGATGCTGCGCACCGAGGTCACGCAGGTGATCGACGTGCTCCGCGACAAGACGCTCAAGGAGGACGTGAAGCGGGAGAAGCTGCGGGTCATCTACAACCGGATGTTCAACCAGGAAGAGCTGTCGCGCTGGTCCCTCGGGCGCCACTGGAACTCCCTGACCGAGGCGCAGCGCAAGGAGTTCTCGCCCCTGTTCCAGCAGGTCCTGGAGAACACCTACGCCGACCGGATCCTCGCCTACGACAACGAGAAGGTCCTGTTCGACCGGGAACTCCCGATCGCCCAGAGACGGGTCGAGGTCCAGACGCGGGTGGTCGCGAAGTCGAGGGAAATCCCCGTGAACTACCGGCTCGTGCAGGAGAAGGACGGCCGGTGGAGGGTCTACGACGTCGTCGTCGAGAACGTGAGCCTCGTGATGAACTACCGCTCCCAGTTCAACGAAATCCTGGCCAAGAACACGCCGGCCGATCTCATCGAGATCCTGCGCAAGAGAGCCAAAGAGCAGAAATCCTGA
- the mlaD gene encoding outer membrane lipid asymmetry maintenance protein MlaD: MKKYAMETTVGIFVAIGLLCVGYLTVKLGNVAFFEGDQYRISARFTSVSGLRVGGPVTMFGIEIGRVDRLAMDQKSQQAIVEMLIRKDVQIFEDAIASIRTEGLIGDKYVSIDPGGLGEPLKPGDWIIQTQSAVDVADLISKYAFGDVKKEEPAKP, from the coding sequence ATGAAAAAGTATGCCATGGAGACCACCGTGGGCATTTTCGTTGCAATAGGGCTGCTCTGCGTCGGCTACCTGACGGTGAAGCTCGGCAACGTCGCCTTCTTCGAGGGTGACCAGTACCGCATCTCGGCTCGCTTCACCTCGGTTTCGGGCCTCCGGGTCGGCGGCCCGGTCACCATGTTCGGCATCGAGATCGGGCGGGTGGACCGGCTCGCCATGGACCAGAAGAGCCAGCAGGCCATTGTGGAGATGCTCATCCGGAAGGACGTCCAGATTTTCGAAGACGCCATCGCGTCGATCCGGACGGAGGGGCTCATCGGTGACAAGTACGTCAGCATCGACCCCGGCGGACTGGGCGAGCCCCTCAAGCCGGGCGACTGGATCATCCAGACCCAGTCGGCCGTGGATGTGGCCGACCTGATCAGCAAGTATGCCTTTGGAGACGTGAAGAAGGAGGAACCGGCGAAGCCATGA
- a CDS encoding ATP-binding cassette domain-containing protein — translation MATPLIEFKDVSKRFNDKTVLERVNLQIYEGEVTTIIGLSGTGKTVLLKHIIGLLKPDEGTILFRGTPLEKIRRRDLPMSYMFQGNALFDSMTVYENVALPLEETTNLGRAEIRRRVMARLEQMELADAVDKYPSEISGGMQKRVALARALVTDPQIVLFDEPTTGQDPVRKNAILGMIAQYQRTLGFTAVLVSHEIPDVYFISNRILALYGKRIVFQGTPEEFEEFEHPFKEEVVHSLEGLQKELTGLHSRRQFKLRYQGQLRGGALGDAYAVAVFTLEGLDNVAAHLGHDASQEALRSLGVFLGRHFAAIGGFSTRHSINEYVTVLPSTDRAEAEGIVAEYVHDLQAQEQAILDIWAAAQKRSKSDTCVELTLLAGLAQGRPDEDLDSVISRARQAQQVVSRIRCINEGDGK, via the coding sequence ATGGCGACCCCGCTGATCGAATTCAAGGACGTCTCGAAGCGCTTCAACGACAAGACGGTGCTCGAGCGCGTCAACCTGCAGATCTACGAGGGGGAGGTCACGACGATCATCGGGCTGAGCGGCACGGGCAAGACCGTTCTGCTCAAGCACATCATCGGGCTGCTCAAGCCCGACGAGGGGACGATCCTGTTCCGGGGAACCCCCCTGGAGAAGATCCGCAGGCGCGATTTGCCCATGAGCTACATGTTCCAGGGCAACGCGCTGTTCGACTCCATGACGGTCTACGAGAACGTGGCCCTGCCCTTGGAGGAGACGACGAACCTGGGCCGCGCCGAGATCCGGCGGAGGGTGATGGCCCGGCTCGAGCAGATGGAGCTCGCCGACGCGGTCGACAAGTACCCCTCGGAGATCTCCGGGGGCATGCAGAAGCGCGTGGCCCTGGCGAGGGCCCTGGTGACGGACCCCCAGATCGTGCTCTTCGACGAGCCGACCACCGGCCAGGACCCCGTCCGCAAGAACGCGATCCTGGGCATGATCGCCCAGTACCAGCGCACCTTGGGATTCACGGCCGTCCTGGTGAGCCACGAGATCCCGGACGTGTACTTCATCTCGAACCGGATCCTCGCCCTCTACGGAAAGCGGATCGTGTTCCAGGGGACGCCGGAGGAGTTCGAGGAATTCGAGCACCCCTTCAAGGAGGAGGTGGTGCACAGCCTCGAGGGGCTGCAGAAGGAGCTCACGGGCCTGCACTCCCGGCGGCAGTTCAAGCTCCGCTACCAGGGGCAGCTGCGCGGGGGCGCCCTCGGGGATGCCTACGCGGTGGCCGTGTTCACGCTGGAGGGGCTCGACAACGTGGCGGCGCACCTGGGCCACGATGCATCGCAGGAGGCCCTCCGGAGCCTCGGCGTGTTCCTGGGCAGGCATTTCGCGGCGATCGGCGGCTTCTCCACCCGCCACAGCATCAACGAGTACGTCACCGTGCTGCCCTCGACGGACCGGGCGGAGGCGGAGGGGATCGTGGCGGAGTACGTGCACGACCTGCAGGCCCAGGAGCAGGCGATCCTGGACATCTGGGCCGCGGCGCAGAAACGTTCGAAGTCCGACACGTGCGTGGAGCTGACCCTGCTTGCCGGCCTGGCCCAGGGCCGGCCCGACGAGGACCTCGACTCCGTGATATCCCGGGCAAGGCAGGCCCAGCAGGTCGTGTCCCGCATTCGATGCATCAACGAGGGGGATGGGAAATGA
- a CDS encoding FAD-dependent oxidoreductase — protein MSRYDFDIGVIGGGSGGLTVAAGAARFGAKTLLIEKENALGGDCLHYGCVPSKTLIRTAHVRHLMRHAARYGLPAVDLPPVDFRDVTRRIRSVIAAIQRHDSEERFCALGARVAFGEARFVDEHTIRLNGQVHSAKHWVIATGSSAASAPIPGLDRTPVLTNREIFYLDRLPRSMIVLGAGPVGVEMGQAFRRLGTDIDIVDAAPQILTREDRDMAETVMQVMEAEGVRFRLGASILEVRDLGDEREVVIRTGGQTERLRAEAVLVALGRKANLEGLGLEAIGVEFDGRGLRLDSRLRTTAHSHIYGAGDVTGAYPFTHAAGYEGGIVITNAIFRLPRKADYTYIPWCTYTDPELASIGMNEKTAREAGIKYSLWTENFRDNDRSLAEGEQEGKIKLLLDEKEKPIGIQILGPSAGNLISEWVAALNGGVSLATLAASVHPYPTLGEINKRVAGNFMATKLFSDTVKRGLRFFFSLRGRACESP, from the coding sequence ATGTCCCGGTATGATTTCGACATCGGCGTGATCGGCGGGGGGTCGGGCGGCCTGACCGTGGCGGCCGGGGCGGCGCGCTTCGGCGCAAAGACCCTGCTCATCGAAAAGGAGAACGCGCTCGGCGGCGACTGCCTCCACTACGGTTGCGTCCCGAGCAAGACCCTCATCCGGACGGCCCACGTCCGCCACCTCATGCGCCATGCGGCCCGGTACGGGCTTCCCGCCGTTGACCTGCCCCCCGTCGATTTCAGGGACGTCACCCGGCGGATCCGGTCGGTCATCGCCGCGATCCAGAGGCACGACTCCGAGGAACGGTTCTGCGCGCTGGGCGCGAGGGTTGCATTCGGGGAGGCGCGCTTCGTCGACGAGCACACCATCCGCCTCAACGGGCAAGTCCATTCGGCGAAGCACTGGGTGATCGCCACGGGATCCTCGGCGGCATCCGCACCCATCCCCGGGCTCGACAGGACGCCCGTCCTCACCAACCGGGAAATCTTCTATCTCGACAGGCTTCCACGGTCCATGATCGTCCTCGGCGCAGGCCCCGTCGGCGTCGAGATGGGACAGGCCTTCCGCCGCCTGGGGACGGACATCGACATCGTCGATGCGGCCCCTCAGATCCTCACCCGAGAGGACAGGGACATGGCCGAGACGGTCATGCAGGTCATGGAAGCGGAGGGCGTCCGGTTCCGCCTCGGCGCCTCGATCCTGGAGGTCCGCGACCTCGGCGATGAGAGGGAGGTCGTGATCCGGACGGGCGGGCAGACGGAGCGCCTGCGGGCCGAGGCCGTCCTCGTCGCCCTGGGGCGGAAGGCCAACCTGGAAGGGCTCGGCCTCGAGGCGATCGGCGTCGAATTCGACGGCAGGGGCCTCAGGCTCGACAGCAGGCTCCGGACGACGGCCCACAGCCACATCTACGGGGCGGGCGATGTGACGGGCGCCTACCCGTTCACCCACGCCGCGGGCTACGAGGGGGGGATCGTCATCACCAACGCCATCTTCCGCCTGCCGAGAAAGGCGGACTACACCTACATCCCCTGGTGCACCTACACGGACCCCGAGCTGGCCTCCATCGGCATGAACGAAAAGACCGCCCGGGAGGCCGGCATCAAGTACTCCCTGTGGACGGAGAACTTCCGGGACAACGACCGCAGCCTCGCCGAGGGGGAGCAGGAGGGGAAAATCAAGCTGCTGCTCGACGAGAAGGAGAAACCCATCGGAATCCAGATTCTCGGCCCCTCGGCCGGGAACCTCATCAGCGAGTGGGTGGCGGCCCTCAACGGCGGCGTCTCGCTCGCCACCCTGGCCGCCTCGGTCCACCCCTACCCGACCCTGGGCGAGATCAACAAGCGGGTGGCCGGCAACTTCATGGCCACCAAGCTCTTCTCCGACACGGTCAAGAGGGGGCTCAGGTTCTTCTTCAGCCTCAGGGGCAGGGCCTGCGAGAGCCCTTGA
- a CDS encoding ATP-binding protein, producing the protein MLHNQTLDKLHALKLHGMADAFREQLQSPACDPLSFAERFGLLVDRQWDWKENARMQRYLRAARLKLPACIEDIDFRTPRGIDRAVLMGLASCDWVRHHRNVLVTGPTGVGKTFIACALAHKACREGYRALYIRCPRLFQQLALARADGSYGKLLARIAKVHVLLVDDLGLAPMSDSDRRDLLEILEDRHGGASTIVTSQLPLELWHDNVGDPTLADAILDRLVHNAHRIELKGASMRK; encoded by the coding sequence ATGCTCCACAACCAGACCCTCGACAAACTCCACGCCCTGAAACTCCACGGCATGGCCGATGCCTTCCGGGAGCAGCTCCAGAGCCCCGCCTGCGATCCCCTGAGCTTCGCCGAGCGCTTCGGCCTGCTCGTCGATCGCCAGTGGGACTGGAAGGAAAACGCCCGGATGCAGCGATACCTCCGTGCCGCCAGGCTCAAGCTGCCGGCCTGCATCGAGGACATCGACTTCCGGACGCCGCGCGGCATCGACCGCGCCGTGCTCATGGGGCTGGCCTCCTGCGACTGGGTCCGCCATCACCGAAACGTCCTGGTCACCGGCCCCACGGGCGTGGGCAAGACCTTCATCGCCTGCGCCCTGGCCCACAAGGCCTGCCGCGAAGGCTACCGCGCCCTCTACATCCGCTGCCCGAGGCTCTTCCAGCAACTCGCCCTGGCCCGCGCCGACGGCAGCTACGGCAAGCTCCTTGCCCGGATCGCCAAGGTCCATGTCCTGCTCGTCGATGACCTGGGGCTTGCTCCCATGAGCGACAGCGATCGTCGGGATCTCCTGGAGATCCTCGAGGACCGCCATGGCGGCGCCTCCACCATCGTCACCAGCCAGCTTCCCCTCGAGCTCTGGCACGACAACGTGGGCGATCCCACGCTGGCCGACGCCATCCTCGACCGGCTCGTACACAATGCACACCGAATCGAACTGAAAGGAGCTTCCATGCGAAAATAG
- a CDS encoding MBL fold metallo-hydrolase: MNYSLVVNGFGNAFLQEFGCPCPRCARRDRVANVSVSLVGRDGGGRIGWHALVDVGLGVVDSLRETFRADEARVDWLLFTHWHPDHSLELNRLGETMRRTARRRGGKFSRIPAWCREGTGRWLAKNFSYEWYRCLDGRPSKEAEPPGTLLDPIDLGTDGISITPVCVSHAGADINPENFKDRMYNCACFVVQTERGKTVLLWDLDSSNTWITNPETGPQREAAELLTGADHLFLDCFSWTVEEHAGFSTGHLSFATAREVARVLRPKETLLVHMGGHEEGEGNPGWGWTDEMWGREAQRLWAEDGLPGTVRVPVMGEAFDI, from the coding sequence ATGAACTATTCCCTGGTCGTCAACGGGTTCGGCAACGCCTTTCTGCAGGAGTTCGGCTGCCCCTGCCCGCGCTGTGCGCGCAGGGACCGCGTGGCGAACGTTTCCGTTTCCCTCGTCGGCCGTGACGGCGGGGGCCGCATCGGCTGGCACGCCCTCGTCGATGTGGGCCTGGGTGTGGTGGACAGCCTCCGCGAGACCTTCCGTGCCGACGAGGCGCGCGTGGACTGGCTGCTCTTCACGCACTGGCACCCGGACCACAGCCTCGAGCTCAACCGCCTCGGCGAGACGATGCGGCGCACGGCCCGGCGCCGGGGCGGGAAGTTCTCGAGGATCCCCGCGTGGTGCCGGGAAGGCACCGGCAGGTGGCTGGCGAAGAACTTCTCCTACGAGTGGTACCGCTGCCTCGACGGCCGGCCGTCGAAGGAAGCCGAACCGCCGGGGACGCTCCTCGACCCCATTGACCTCGGGACGGACGGCATCTCGATCACCCCCGTCTGCGTCTCCCACGCCGGCGCCGACATCAACCCGGAGAACTTCAAGGACCGGATGTACAACTGCGCCTGCTTCGTCGTGCAGACCGAAAGGGGGAAAACGGTGCTCCTCTGGGATCTCGACAGCAGCAACACCTGGATCACCAACCCCGAAACGGGGCCGCAGAGGGAGGCCGCGGAGCTCCTGACGGGGGCGGACCACCTCTTCCTGGACTGCTTTTCCTGGACCGTCGAGGAGCACGCGGGGTTCAGCACGGGGCACCTGTCCTTTGCCACGGCCCGTGAAGTCGCACGCGTGCTCCGGCCGAAGGAAACGCTGCTCGTCCACATGGGCGGCCACGAGGAGGGCGAGGGAAACCCCGGCTGGGGCTGGACGGACGAGATGTGGGGACGCGAGGCGCAGAGGCTGTGGGCGGAAGACGGCCTGCCCGGCACGGTGCGCGTCCCCGTCATGGGCGAGGCGTTCGACATCTAG